From one Pieris brassicae chromosome 5, ilPieBrab1.1, whole genome shotgun sequence genomic stretch:
- the LOC123709877 gene encoding sarcoplasmic calcium-binding protein encodes MAVLISRLGFRIGISNLERAAAVLTTSASSRNKPLHTQATCNGTVCYLQTFQDAKDLDAERIRGLRSYSKQHGRPEEDRRKQDSDSDSDSDTECKGYDRSEFWRRKMRTVHNILDIDKDGLISCNDFLLFSERFKSLGHLDDKQAKEFTDIIKLTWEEQWGAIDPYNYVTVEQYLEDMHHVLNDKTLKKRAHRWLPYLFKAVDKDRSGYISVHEFKLFFQCLGLSNERAAVAFAVIDTNGDGKLSLKEFVNLGKDFFCTEDESRVSKMFWGPLIDV; translated from the exons ATGGCTGTACTCATATCAAGACTTGGGTTTCGAATTGGCATTTCAAATTTGGAACGAGCTGCTGCTGTTTTAACTACAAGTGCATCTAGTCGTAACAAG CCACTTCACACTCAAGCCACCTGCAATGGAACGGTGTGCTACTTGCAAACATTCCAAGACGCGAAGGATCTTGATGCTGAGCGTATAAGAGGTCTTCGAAGCTACAGTAAGCAACATGGCAGACCTGAAGAGGATAGAAGGAAACAGGACAGCGATAGCGACTCAGACTCCGATACTGAGTGCAAGGGATACGATAGG TCAGAATTTTGGCGCCGCAAGATGCGTACAGTTCACAACATTCTAGACATAGACAAAGACGGACTTATCTCATGCAATGACTTCCTTCTGTTTTCGGAGCGATTCAAGTCGCTCGGTCACTTAGATGATAAGCAGGCGAAGGAATTCACAGATATAATTAAG TTGACGTGGGAGGAGCAATGGGGAGCAATTGACCCTTACAACTATGTGACGGTGGAGCAGTATTTAGAAGATATGCATCACGTTCTCAATGACAAAACGCTCAAGAAGCGCGCACATCGGTGGTTGCCCTATCTTTTTAAG GCGGTCGACAAGGATCGATCTGGGTACATATCTGTACACGAGTTCAAATTGTTCTTCCAATGTCTTGGCCTGAGCAATGAACGCGCGGCCGTCGCCTTCGCTGTCATCGATACGAATGGg gATGGAAAACTGTCACTTAAAGAATTCGTGAATCTTGGAAAAGACTTCTTTTGTACTGAAGACGAAAGTCGTGTCTCAAAAATGTTTTGGGGGCCTTTGATCGatgtttaa
- the LOC123709876 gene encoding uncharacterized protein LOC123709876 codes for MASESKTLTQLSVLLTNEEVNNALRKWFREPTEFTHWEHVGEMGKGDSYLSDVFRIKIHGNSDGNSRHVQLIVKTIPKNICRRLTFRSHDFFRNEINFYLNVLPVLLKFQSDKQVTEPYENYTNIFLALTDGIHDVICLEDVSLQNYGNPIRQEGIDYEHFQLTVKVLAKFHALSFAMHDQKPEEYAKMSNVLTEVYYDPKYWVWYEKFWKRLCITAIDAVEREYPNTVYVDKVKEFAIPKRYQDMIKAVQDKTNSVISHGDCWTVNFLYKYENKQPVDAKMIDFQLTRCASPVLDLSFAIYACTDQNLRATHYDALLKEYYEVLSRQISEMGSDPNKVYPWSKFMEEVKKYSYFGLAFSFESTPFIILEPEDAFKMDVVMGDQKRNIEEFWPVTPIKTKAGRLREANNIVHCVDRGFI; via the exons ATGGCATCAGAAAGCAAAACTTTGACACAATTATCAGTATTGTTAACTAATGAAGAAGTAAATAATGCACTAAGAAAATGGTTTAGGGAACCCACGGAGTTTACTCATTGGGAG CATGTCGGAGAAATGGGAAAAGGTGATTCATATCTAAGTGATGTATTTAGGATCAAAATACATGGAAATTCAGATGGCAACTCAAGACATGTACAACTTATTGTTAAGACAATcccaaaaaatatatgcagACGTCTTACATTCCGTTCCCATGACTTCTTCAGAaatgaaatcaatttttacCTAAATGTATTACCAGTTTTACTAAAATTCCAGTCTGATAAACAAGTGACTGAACCGTAtgaaaattacacaaatatatttctagCTCTCACAGATGGAATACATGATGTTATCTGTTTAGAAGATGTATCTTTGCAGAATTATGGCAACCCAATACGACAAGAAGGCATTGATTATGAGCATTTCCAATTAACAGTTAAAGTGCTTGCTAAATTCCATGCATTGTCTTTTGCCATGCATGATCAAAAACCTGAAGAATATGCCAAAATGAGTAATGTATTAACTGAGGTATATTATGATCCTAAATATTGGGTTTGGTATGAAAAATTCTGGAAACGTCTTTGCATTACAGCTATAGATGCAGTTGAGAGGGAATATCCAAACACTGTTTATGTTGACAAAGTTAAAGAATTTGCTATACCAAAGCGATATCAAGATATGATTAAAGCGGTACAAGACAAAACAAATAGTGTCATATCACACGGTGACTGCTGGACAGTTAATTTcttgtataaatatgaaaataagcAACCGGTTGATGCAAAAATGATAGATTTTCAACTAACAAGGTGTGCTAGCCCAGTTTTGGACCTATCATTTGCTATATACGCCTGTACTGACCAAAATTTAAGGGCAACACACTATGATGCcttattaaaagaatattatgAAGTATTATCAAGACAAATAAGTGAAATGGGAAGTGATCCAAATAAAGTCTATCCTTGGAGCAAGTTTATGGAAGAAGTAAAGAAGTATTCATATTTTGGACTGGCGTTTAGTTTTGAGTCCACACCATTTATAATTCTGGAACCCGAAGATGCTTTCAAAATGGATGTTGTCatg GGTGATCAGAAAAGGAACATTGAAGAATTTTGGCCTGTTACTCCAATTAAGACAAAGGCCGGTAGACTGAGAGAAGCTAACAACATTGTCCACTGCGTTGATAgaggttttatataa